TAGGGTTGGGTTGGGTtgtgtgttgatgcaggaaggCAAAGTAATTGCTTATGCATCAAGGCAACTCAGGAAGCATGAAGAGAACTACCCAACACACGATTTAGAAATGGCGGCAGTGGTGTTTGCGTTAAGGATTTGGAGATCTTACTTATATGGAGAAGTCGTGGAAGTATTCACAGATCATAAGAGTCTCAAGTACTTGTTCACACAGCCTGATTTGAACCTCCGACAAAGGCGATGGATGGAGTTCTTGGCAGATTACGACCTGAAGATTCAATATCATCCAGGCAAAGCTAATGTGGTCGCAGATGCACTAAGTCGTAGAAAGTTGGCATCTGATGTTGGTAAGGAAGTGGAAGCGTTATCAAGTGAACTCTAGTTGATGACTTTATGGGCAATTGAAGGGGAGCCAAGTGAGCCTTTAGGCATACGTACCGTGAACCAGGTAGGTTTACTCGCACGGATCAGACAGGAGCAACAACGTGATGAAAAGTTAAAAGGGATCATCACAGAAGTTAAAAATCAAGAAGCTCCAAACGCAAGTGGCTATCATGTGGCGGCATATGATACACTATTACTTAATGGGAAGATATCAGTACCACATAGAGAAGGGCTACGAGATGACATTTTGAAGTCGGCGCATCACTCGTTACTCAGTATCCACCCCGGGAGTACGTAAATGTACCAAGATTTCCGAAGGTATTATCATTGGCCAGGAATGAAGAAATCAGTGGTGCGATGGGTGGCTCAATGTCAAAATTGTCAACTAGTCAAAGTCGAGCATCAGATTCCAGGAGGGTTGTTACAAAGCTTACCAGTACCTCAGTGGAAATGGGATTCCATAtccatggatttcatcactGGGTTACCCCCGGCTCGAGGTAGATAAAATAACGCAATATGGGTGATTGTCGACAGACTGACGAAGGTGGCGCACTTGTTACCTATGAAGGAAACCGATAAGGTAGAAGTATTGGCAGAGATGTATGTGGACCAAATTGTGAGATTGCATGATGTGCCAACAGATATAGTCTCCGATCGAGATCCTAGATTCACTCAAATTTTTGGAAGGCGTTACAAGAAGCAGTGGGAACTAAGTTATTTATAAGCACTGCGTATCATCCCGAGACAGACGACCAAACCGAAAGAACCATTCGTACCATAGAGAATATTATGCGGATGTGTATATTGGATTGGGCGGAAAGCTGGAAAAAGCATTTACCATTAATTGAATTCTCATACAACAACAGCTTTCATTCTAGCATAGGTATGGCACCATATGAGGCGCTTTATGGGAGGCCATGCAAAACACCTTTATGCTGGACCGAAGCTGGAGAAAAAAGAGAGTTTGGACCCGAAATTGTAGAAGAGACGATGAAAAAGTTGGAGATCATTCAAACCAATATGAAGAAAGCGCATGATAGACAAAAGAAGTACGATGATCAATCAAGGAGAGAAATGGTGTTCAGTATTGGTGATTGGGCTTATCTGAAAGTTTCAGCTCAAAAAGGAAAGGACCGATTCGGGAAGGTCAGGAAACTAGCGGTAAGATTCATTGGGCCTTACCAGATTATACAACGAATCGGAGAGGTAGCTTATCGTCTAAACCTACCTGGAGAGATGCAAATAATCCGGTATTTCACGTATCAATGTTGCGGAAACATGTTAATGATCCCAACGCTATTGAGACAGAGCAAATTGAAAACCTGCAAACAAACCTCACTTATCCAGAGGGACCAATCCGAATAGGTGAACGTCGGATACGAAGATTGAAGAATCGAGAAATTCCTTAAGTCCAAGTTTTCTGGGGTAATCGGAACCGTGTAGTTGTGACCTGGGAGGATGAATCAAGATTCAAAGTGTTGCATCCAGAGTTCTTCCGCGAAGATGTAGTGATGGAAGAAGGGGGATCACCGTCTATTACGGGAGGAGGATGTAATACCCCcgtctttaaaataaataaataaaaaaaaaaacataatttcggtattatggaattttttGGGGAAGCCAAAGGCTCGGAAAATATTTATTCTCAAGGTTAAAGTTAgtctggagtttattaaaattattcagCTCATCAGGTTGGGAacggaaaaatatttgggattgatcacGGACCAAAAATATGTCGGAAAGGTCGAAATCGCACAaatcgaccgagaagctcgaggtgtctcaACGAAAGGgatcagaacgtggtgtcaatcACTTAGTAAGCTATCTGTCTACGAAGCACGACGTGTCTCCGCGTGAAGTAGTGTTTCATGCAGCTTGACAAGTAGAAGCACTAGTTGTCACAGTATGTGCGAACAGTGCATGCAAGCTAACATCTAGTAGCTCGTGTGTCGCGACGCATGAACCCCAGACATGCTGAGAGCCATGTGGACGTGGTGGTGTATCCTGGCATGTAAAGTAGGCATGCAACAGGGCATGTGGACGTCCGTGTGTCGCCACGCATGCGACTGGAAGCATGCAGGACGACACACAAGCGATCGGGTGGCTCATTCTTATTGGCcggcaacttctatatatacccAGCTACCCTGGTTCATTTACACTTATTCAGACACACCAAGGACACTCCAGAAcgtgggagagagagagagagagagggaaagaaTTTAGGTGCTTTAGAAGTATAGACATTTCTGAAAACCGATAAACTGCCGGGAAGTTCCGAAAGACTGTCCAGAAGTGAAAGAAAGTTCTTTCCGAGTTCTGATCAGTCCAGACCAGTCCATTCAAGACATTTACGTTGGGTTTTGGGATTTAACATCACGGTACCAAGATGAATATTTGGAGTGGATAAAAGGGGTTTGGTCGACATCCGGAATCAAAGAGTCGAGCCACATCGCTTAATCACTGTGAGTCACAGTTAATTGTTTGTTAACAAATTTGTAATGAAGGTTCCTGACATCGGAGACGGCTTCCGAGCTAGGATAGCCGGACCGGTCTAGGTGTCAGTTTGTGGATCTGAGGCTTGAGACGATGTCTGGGCTAAGTGGatagcaagactagtctaagcacccgagttattgtgattgtgtgattattatatgttgtaATGGTATGTACCTCGTGTTGGTACTGTTGTGTGAGAACCTCGTGGCggttctagtagtagtttgcaggtcattgcttcctcaaatggtaccactaagccggtcgtggtccggaaagtggtgggctcggtttaacttggcttgatcaccaaggccgaGTGTCACACGTGGATGTGACAGCCTCCGGCGAGTCCGATAGAGGACCGGGGCACGGGGATTCCTATTGAGGACCGTGATCGGGCGATTCCCGAGCGCCTACGcatgtgtggtgtaatagtggAGCTAGAATGATTCTGTTAGAccctaggagtatatatatatggttgattgatgtgacactcataaagagtgttttgatttattatggTTTAATGGTTTATTGCTTAAATCGGTCATGCTTTATGATCTTGAATATTGATTGTTGAACTACCCGTCTTGCTTGTGTTTGGGGTTTGGTTTAGAATGACGGGTAGTTGTATATGCTAGATAGGGAACCCTGGCTCACTGAGTGAAACTAATTCACTCACTCCTCACATCCTTTTGGAGGTGACCAGTAGAAAGGACCATAGCACTCGCAGAACTGTAGGAGCTGGTGTAGATTGGACATCTTTTGCTAAATACTCGTTTTCAAGATATGtgaatgtatgttttactttcgGCTGCGTCCATGGaccctatgtataatattttgggctttgaatttcatgtttatatatatgaaataaagtatgttttaCATTCGTGACAtgttgaatctgatattaggttagtccaACCTAACACAATTCTATGACTCAGGCCAAAGATTAGAGAAAACGAGTTTTGAATGGATATTCTGGGTTACACGATTATGTGTTTGTTACTTGGAAAGTCTATTCTCAACCCGTCGTAACACTTCCAGACTTGGCAGAGGAAGGTCGTTCGGACatattcttgtttgattgttgtccGGCTGACTGACCGATGTCTAAAACAGTTTGGGGGTGTTACAGTCTTGATATcagcttcttcgtcatcctCAGCAACCAAAGAAGAGTTTATGTTTCTGGGGAAATATATAGGCTAAAAAAGTAAGTAAAACATCCAGACTACTTTACACTAAACTGGATCATAGTAAGTGGCAGAAACAATAATATTCTAGTAAAGCTTTATATTACTACCCTTTGAATATGTTCTTCAAGTTCATGGCACCTCATAACAGCTTCTTGGTGGTTGAGTTTTTCATCCTCAAGATCATTCTCTAAACTCCTTACCTTTTCCTTAAGCTGGTTCACATCGATCTCCAAATTAGCTGCATGTGTTTCAAGTTATCTGTATGACTGAGTCATACATCTGAGTTGCGTATCCGCGAGCCAGTTTGACCTCTGAGAAGAATCTAACTGTGATCTGATGTCAGCTAACATCTGCTCAGATTCTTGTAGCTGAAACTTCAGCTCCTCGATGTCCACTCCCATCTTTTCTCTTTATGATTTCAGTTCTTCTATTTCATGTGACTTGGAGTCGGATTCATAGGGAGCCTCTGGCTCGTTGTGAAAACATCCATTTTGATATATTTCTTTAGATCAATCTTTATCTATAGCCTTGCTCTCGGGTAACACAACCTTTTCTATGCAATCTGGACTCACAGTTTCAACCTCGGAGGAAGTAAGACCCCTGAAGGTTACCTTTAGCTCCATGGCCTCGTTGAAGACATTAGCAAGATCTGAAACAAAATCATCCAATTTTTTCACGCCACTTAGAACATGGTCGAACGTGATGGTGAAGCCATTGATCAGTTCAACCAAATCATTTCCTTCGGTCACAGTGTCCTCACCTGTCCTtagcaacaaaacaaactcatgAATCCGAGAAACAGCAGTTTTCAAATCTTGGTGAATGCCCTGCACATCAGAAGGCTTGTCGTGGTCCACACAAACATTCACATCTTGCAAAATGCATTTTACATCTTCCACAATCTTTCCCACGTCAGCATCAGCAGATACGGATTCAAGAACCTTTGATAATCTATTTCTGAATTCCACCACTGCTGGACTATCCTCTGGCTTTTGATTTAGCAAACAAGCTAACTTGCAGGGACTAGAACCCTTGCTTGGAGATCTCTTCAGACGTGTGACTCCGCCTCCTAAGCTCTCAACCTCAAGCTTCGTCTGAGCAAGCGCAGCGGGTCCCGGCAGCTTTTTCCTCACAAGACTTCTAAGTCTCTGACATTCCGCTTCCAACTTGGCTATCTTCTTCACCCCTTCCAAGTGCTGCTTGTTGGCAGCGTCTGCAGATCTAATACACATGTTCTTCTCTTCGTTGCGTATCTCAAGCTCTCTAGAAACTACATGGACTTCGTACTTTAGAGACTTTATCTCGTTCTCGCACATCTCTAGATTGCTCTTCAAAGTCTCGATTTCAGAGTCAGCTCGTGACTTCTCCTCGCTGATTATCACTAGTACGTTAAACCGTTCTTGTAACGTTCTGGATAAGGCATCACTATCCGGGTCTGGTTTACTTTAAAAGTAGATTTAATgacattaattttaaatttcattaaaaaaaattcattaatttaactggaaaagacaaacattaatatatgtaggttcatttaatgacattaattttaaatttgattaaggaaaactcattaatttaactggaaaagacaaatattaaaatatgtagtttaatttaattctcagtggcatggaagtgtaaataagttagaaaacttaggtgtattttttaatgggtacttctcttttaataatatagatgaatCATACAGCTAGTGAAGAAGATAAGACAAGTGCACCAAGATGGAAAGGTTTACTTTGGGCAACCTCATGTATGAGAGACATGAGGATAACTTCGATACGGTTCGAGACGGACTGCTCGGATTTAGTGGACATGACTACTAACCCGGTGGATTTGCCAACTTTTGCGACAGAGATTGAGGTGTTCCAGAGACTACATAAGGACTTCGAGGATGTGAGTTTGTCTCATATTCCTCGGAGTAGGAATGGTCGAGCGGACACGCTTGCTAAAGAAGCCAGGCGCAAAGGATATATTTTTTCCCATATAGATCAGACCCGTACAGACGGAGATGCTCCTCAGAGAATCGGCTCGTCTGCCACCACTTGATCTAGTTTGGATGTTGGAAAGCTCGATTAAAGGGGTGATTGGTATTTGTTGTGAGTGCTCTACACAGCCATAATTCTCTCTAAAGCAAGAAAATCAAGGCAAtcaagttttattaataaaaactaaagctAGAGTCcaaaatctttaaaagaaaatataatggcTCTAGAAATCAATTTTTCTACAGTTTTAGGTTTAGtgcttttaaaactttgaaataaacctacatcaataaaatttaaagctaAAGCCACAAAATCTACAGCTTCAATCTTAAAGCAAAAAATCCAAAGCTACAGCCTCTACCAATCAACCATTAAGGGTGCTTATAGatataacataattaatattaaaatttaagaaataccataatattccataaaattatttccgtAATGCGCGCATATATGATCATCCAGTgtatttcgaagtaaaaatgaattttgtttatttttaatgtgtagATTAAGAActaaaattgttgaaatcggcgatattaatacttgtaaatacattagatcagaaaaaaatagaaaataaaaataaaatattgctaaaagacttaATTTCTACCGATGAAATTAATACTCGAAAATACATTAgatctgaacaagaaagaattgtacggaaaatacataaaaaaaacaacatcaaccatcttcggttacacaaatATGTTTGGAGCGTTTCTCGTACGCTTGGCTTGCGCCTAGCGCTGAATGAAAAAATCGGAGACTTTGCGGGAATTAATCGCCGATTTATTTTGCTTGTATACAATACATTTTTTATCTAATACAAGGAAGATCTCCTCGCGTAGCGTTTTACCCTTCCTTTAAGTTAAGAACAACCCGAGTTCGAGCTCAGGCAAACGCGTTTTCGTattattttagtgttttaaatTTAATGAAGGGCAATTTTGTCATTTCATAGTCGTCTTCCtcttttcatattattttagtgttttaaGTTCAATGAAggaaaattttgtaattttgtagtcgtctttctcttttcatttttaagGTTTTCTGTAGTTAAGCTCGACGGCTCTGCGAATATGACGAGTTTTACATCATTTTCGTCATTTTTTCTATTGTTTGCAATAAAGTCTATGAAACTTATGTATATCAACAGATTTATAAGCTAACACGGGTAAAAACTTAAGTTTTTTCGAGATTCCAATTTTTTCACCGAATCACTCCACGCTTGGTGGCTGAATTACGATTTTCCGGCGATTTCGCGGGCCTAGGCGGCAAGTTTTAGAACAGAGtataaatctagttttaaaatattttaaatcttattctaaagttttacttaattttatgtgtaaaatttaagtttataaaaaattaaaatatttatgaaatataaaaattttaaggattaaaacgaTAAACGGAAAAATATTAGATAATCATAAATGTCATGTGTAATTGTAAGGACcaaaatgtaaacaaaaatatgaaacttcaaatttgaagttttgagtagtgaaatttcaaatatagagtttcatttctcaaaactccaaatttaaagttttgaagtccttttttggagagcaaaaaatttcatatttgaagttatagaatgTCTTTTGGAAACGCTCTAAATATTAGTGATGGTCAACGCTATAAAGGATGGGTGACATCATTTGATTATGTATAAGTAGAATCTGAATAATATGAATATGTGATGCATTAAGATTGAATTTTAATTCTCGATGGATAAGCATGTGGATGTGAATTTTATCTTTGTAATAGATCTATTTAAATTTCTATTTATTGTTACAAATGTTATgtcaaaatttttattgattgaccaaaaaaaagttgtattt
This Brassica napus cultivar Da-Ae chromosome C6, Da-Ae, whole genome shotgun sequence DNA region includes the following protein-coding sequences:
- the LOC106393654 gene encoding filament-like plant protein 6, with the translated sequence MCENEIKSLKYEVHVVSRELEIRNEEKNMCIRSADAANKQHLEGVKKIAKLEAECQRLRSLVRKKLPGPAALAQTKLEVESLGGGVTRLKRSPSKGSSPCKLACLLNQKPEDSPAVVEFRNRLSKVLESVSADADVGKIVEDVKCILQDVNVCVDHDKPSDVQGIHQDLKTAVSRIHEFVLLLRTGEDTVTEGNDLVELINGFTITFDHVLSGVKKLDDFVSDLANVFNEAMELKVTFRGLTSSEVETVSPDCIEKVVLPESKAIDKD